The nucleotide sequence GGGATGCTGGTCGACCTCACGGAGTGCGTCGGATGCCGCAGCTGCGTCTACGCCTGCCAGGAGGCCAACGGGTGGACCGGTGACCCGGAGCGCCCGGCGATCGACGGCGATCAGTGGACGGCGGTCCGGGAGGTGGAACTGCCGGGAGACCCGGGCCACGTCCGCTACGTACGGACCCAGTGTTTTCACTGCCTCGACCCGGCTTGCGCTTCGGCCTGCCCCGTGGGGGCCCTGCACAAGACCCCCGAGGGCCCCGTGGTCTATGACGCCGGGCGCTGTATCGGCTGCCGGTACTGCATGGTCGCCTGCCCGTTCCACATCCCCCGCTACCAGTGGGAAACCCCGCTGCCCCTCGTGGCCAAGTGCATCATGTGCGCCCCGCGTCTCGAGCGGGGCGAGTCGCCCGCCTGCGCCGAGGCGTGCCCGACGGGGGCGACCACCTTTGGACGGCGCTCCGAGCTCATCGCCGTCGCGAGGAAGCGCATCGCCGATCACCCTGACCGGTACGTGCCCCGCATCTACGGGTTGACCGAAGCGGGGGGCACGTCGTGGCTGTACCTGTCCGACGTGCCGTTCGAAGAGCTGGGCTTCGCCTCGGTGGGCAGCACGCCCCCGCCTCAGAAGACCCAGGCGGTCATGGAGAAGGTGCCCGTGGTCGCCGTCGGCGTGGCCGCTCTCATGGCCGTCGTGCGGTGGTGGGAGGGCGCTCGAGAGAGCCGGGACGAGGCCCGGGACGCCCGGGAGCGGGCCGGCACACCATCCGGAAAGGAGCCCGGAGCATGAAAGCGGAGGCGCGGTGGATTCCCGGCAGGTCGCGGGAGCGCTCGACGACCGAGAAGCTCGTCGAGCTCGGCTGGGGGCGCCTGGCGCTTTGGGCGCTGGCCCTGACCGGAGGCCTGGCCATGGTCTACCGGCTCGTCCGGGGCCTGGGGGCCACGACCCATCTCAACGACGCCTGGCCCTGGGGATGGTGGATCGCCTTCGACGTCATGGGCGGCGTCGCCCTGGCGGCCGGGGCATTCGTCGTGGCGGCCTGGGTGCACCTGTTCGGCAAGCATCGTTATGCGCCGCTGGCCCGCCCGGCGGTCTTGACGGGGTTTCTCGGATACCTGATGGTGATCGCCGGCCTGTTGATGGACCTGGGGCGGCCGTACCGTATCTGGCACCCGATCGTGATGTGGCAGCCCCATTCGGTGATGTTCGAGGTGGCCTGGTGCGTGATGGTCTACACGACGGTGCTGGCCTTCGAATTCAGCCCCGTCGCGCTGGAGGGACTGGGGTGGCACCGAGCATGCCGGGCCGTACGCCGGGCGCTGGTTCCGATGGTCATCCTGGGGGTGGTGTGCTCGGTGCTGCACCAGTCGTCGCTGGGCAGCCTGCTGCTCATCGCCACGTACCGCATGGATCCCCTCTGGTACTCCCCGCTGTTGCCCGTGCTCTTCTTCGTCTCGGCCGTGGCGGCCGGGCTCGGCATGATCCAGCTCGAAGCCGCGGCGGCAAGCCGGGTCTACCGTCACCGGGTCGAGCCGGAGCTCGTCGAGGGGCTGGCCCGGGGCATGGCCTGGATGCTCGCGCTGTACCTGGCGCTGCGGCTGGGCGACTGGGTGAGCCGGGGCCAGGGGCCCTGGACGCGGCCGGTATCGCTGGAGAGCGTGGCGGCCGGACTGGAGGTCCTCGTGGGCGCAGCGTTGCCGGCCCTGGTCATGAGCCGTAAGAGCTGGAGGCAAAGCGCCCGGGCCCGCCTCGTGGCGGCCGGGTTGGCCGTGGTGGGCGTCATAGCCAACCGCATCGACTCGGTGCTGGTCTCCATGCGGGCGGGCGCCGGCGCCGCGTATGTGCCTTCCTTGCTGGAGCTGTGGGTTACCGGAGCCATCGTGGCTGCGGGCGTGCTGGGCTACGACTGGGTAGCCCGGCACTGGCCGCTGTTCGTCGAGGAGCCGGAAGCGCTGCCAGGGGAGGCGAGAGCTCAGGAAAGCCGCCGGCCGGTAGGGGTGACGGCGTCATGACGGGGGCGTCGGGGCCGGCGCCGGCCCAGGAGGTTTCCTGGGGGCCATCCCCACGGGTGCTGCTGCTGGGATTCCGGCTCGAAGAGGCGAGCGAGTTCGTGCCGCTGCTCTCCCGGTTGGGCTTCCGGATCGAGATCGGGGCCGAAGGGAGACTGGACGTCGCCCGAGGCGTACCCGGCGTGCGCGACATCCCGGGAGCCCGAGCCGAGCGGATGGGATTCGACGTCTGCCCCGCGGAAGCGGACCTGGCCCTGGTCTATCTCGAGCAGCCAGAGTCGCAGGCGCCGCCGTTGATCGACTGGCTGTCCCGGAGGTGGGGCATGCCGGTGGTCGTGCTCTCCGACGACGCCCGCTGCTCGGCCCGCATCGCGACCCTGCGGGCGGGGGCCGAGGATTACGTGTGCCGGCCCTTTTCGGCATCAGAGCTGGCGCTGCGGCTGCGGGCCATTTACCGGCGCACCGGGCCACGCCGGGCAGGATGCCCCCAGGGCGCGCCCGGCCGGCCCGGGACGGGCCCCGGCACGGCCCGGGTGGGCGACCTGGTGCTCGACCGCACCAGCCGGCTCGCCTTCCTCGGCGGGAGGGAGATTCCCCTCACGGGACGGGAGTTCGACCTGTTATGGCTGCTCGCCTCGCACCCCGGGCGAGTCTTCAGCCGGGAGGAGCTGCTGCTGCGCCTGTGGGGCGACGAGGAGGCCGCCTCCGAAGAGAGCGTGACGGTGCTCATCAGCCGGCTGCGCGCGAAGCTGCGGATGGCGGGCTCGTGCTGCACCCTCCGGATCCGGGCGCTGTGGGGCGTGGGCTACCGGCTCGAGAGCGAGCGGGGCGCGCTCCGGAGGGCTGCCGTGCCGGATCACCGGGCCGCCGTGCCCGCGCCAAAGCGGCCGGCTCTGCTCCGGGCACAATAGGGCCGGATGGAGGGAACCGCCCGTGCCACGTGAAGGGGCCCGAGCGCGCCCGACGCGGCGCCGCCGGCGCTATCCCAGGGACGCCTACAGCACGTCGGGCCTGGACGACGCCCATTTCCACCAGGAGGCAGGCAAGGATCCGCTCGACCTCGATCCCCTGTCGCACTGGCAGGAGCTGGAGCGGGCAGCGGAGTCGCAGCTACGGCGCAAACCGGGCAGCCGGGACAACGTCCCGCCTCGCGACGAAAAAGACTGACCCCGTCAGCTCGGGGGCAGGGCTTCCGCAGAGCCAGCAGAGCTTGCGGTGGAGAGTGCCTCACGAGCTGCTTTGAAGTACGTACGATTGTACAGTTGCTTGAGCGCCAGCGTCCGCAGCCTGCTGGGTGATGCGTCGTCGGTCCTGGCGAGCACCCACCGGGCCAGCCTCAGGTCCCAGTCGCCGATGGAGGCAAGCCAATCGATGGCCATGCCCACAGGGTTGAGGCCAGTAGCAAGACGCGCCTCAGCTCCGGGATGTTTGTGGATCAGGTGTACGGCCATCCTTCCTTGCGAGGCCGCGTAAGCGGCAAGCTTTTCCGGGTCCGGGGGATCCGGTTTGAAGTGATAGGCAGCGGCCTTCACGTTGAACCGCGTGCGGAGCCCCATTGCCTTCAGCCGGAGCCCGAACTCGACGTCCTCCCATCCGAGCTCTACGAAGCTCTCGTCGAACAGCCCGGCGGCCAAGGCATCCTCTCGCCTCACCGAGGCGTTGCCGCCGGCGAAAGGGGCGGAGGACCAATCCCAAACGGTGAAGCGCCGTCGCGCGATCTCCTCCAGCGAGCGGATGAGCATGGCTGGACCCGTCACGATCCCCCGCCCCCATCGCCGGTGGCTGGCCAGATGCTCCTCGAGGAACGAAGGGACGACGATGATGTCGCTGTCGATGAAGACCAGCAACTCGCCCGTGCTGGCCCGGATAGCCTCATTACGAGCTGCCGCCGCGCCGACGTGGTGATCCAACGGGAGCAAGCGAACAGGCAAGCCCTTGCGCCTGTGGAGCGCGACGACATCCGGGGTGTCATCAGTCGAGGCGTCGTCGGCGATCACGACCTCGAAGGCCGCCGGGTCCAGCGTCTGGCTGCCCAGCGCGCGCAGTGCATGGTCGAGTATCCGCGCCCGATTGTAAGTCGCGATGATGACGGTTGCCTGCATGTCCGGGCCCCTTCGTCCACGGGTTCTCAGGGAGATGTTTCGTTGGACGAGCCTGTTCGCTTTCGGTATAGCATCGCGCCGAGGACCCAAAACCCCACGCCGATGTGTAGGGACCACATCGTGCCATCAAAGAGCTGGTGGGTCAGCAAGGCGCTCAGCGCGGCAAGGAGCACGGCCACCCACTCGTGCTCCTCTGGGGATGCCTGGAGCAGCCTCTTGCGGGCTTGCCCGACCCACGTCCCCAGAATGGCAATGAAAGCGGCCAATCCGGGCACCCCGGTCTCTGCGAGAAGGTTGAGGAACAGGTTGTGAGCAAAGGAGACGTTGGGTTCGTGCGCCGCACTGACGCGGTAATCAGGATACACCCGGCTGAACGCACCCAATCCCACGCCGAACCACGGGTGCTCCAGGAACATGTGCCATGAGCCTTCCCAGATGTATATCCGCTCCGTCTTGGAAGACGAAGTGGGGTCGATCCGAGAAAGCAACATACCAAGGGCCGGTAGGCGCGCCATCCAGATGACGGAAGCGGCCAACGCCACGACCAGTGCAACGACGAGGACGAGGGCAACGACATGGCGCCGCATGCGAGGCGTACCGGCGGCCAGCATCACTGCCTGGGCGGTCACGGCGCCGATCCAGCCTCCCTGAGAAAA is from Limnochorda sp. L945t and encodes:
- a CDS encoding glycosyltransferase family 2 protein; amino-acid sequence: MQATVIIATYNRARILDHALRALGSQTLDPAAFEVVIADDASTDDTPDVVALHRRKGLPVRLLPLDHHVGAAAARNEAIRASTGELLVFIDSDIIVVPSFLEEHLASHRRWGRGIVTGPAMLIRSLEEIARRRFTVWDWSSAPFAGGNASVRREDALAAGLFDESFVELGWEDVEFGLRLKAMGLRTRFNVKAAAYHFKPDPPDPEKLAAYAASQGRMAVHLIHKHPGAEARLATGLNPVGMAIDWLASIGDWDLRLARWVLARTDDASPSRLRTLALKQLYNRTYFKAAREALSTASSAGSAEALPPS
- a CDS encoding response regulator transcription factor codes for the protein MTGASGPAPAQEVSWGPSPRVLLLGFRLEEASEFVPLLSRLGFRIEIGAEGRLDVARGVPGVRDIPGARAERMGFDVCPAEADLALVYLEQPESQAPPLIDWLSRRWGMPVVVLSDDARCSARIATLRAGAEDYVCRPFSASELALRLRAIYRRTGPRRAGCPQGAPGRPGTGPGTARVGDLVLDRTSRLAFLGGREIPLTGREFDLLWLLASHPGRVFSREELLLRLWGDEEAASEESVTVLISRLRAKLRMAGSCCTLRIRALWGVGYRLESERGALRRAAVPDHRAAVPAPKRPALLRAQ
- a CDS encoding O-antigen ligase family protein: MSLWDRLHPLLFLGASALSAWHSPAPELAWPAAAMVATFVLVFWTVQQQPLAPHGSPSEAAHYWVMGTLILASMGLGFFMEDSTIVRTPFLGKNGIGTLLAMALPVAQLVAIGGPDQVLGWVTAVVGAVALFLSFSQGGWIGAVTAQAVMLAAGTPRMRRHVVALVLVVALVVALAASVIWMARLPALGMLLSRIDPTSSSKTERIYIWEGSWHMFLEHPWFGVGLGAFSRVYPDYRVSAAHEPNVSFAHNLFLNLLAETGVPGLAAFIAILGTWVGQARKRLLQASPEEHEWVAVLLAALSALLTHQLFDGTMWSLHIGVGFWVLGAMLYRKRTGSSNETSP
- a CDS encoding 4Fe-4S dicluster domain-containing protein encodes the protein MPTEVRGARTCPLLSRRALLAGGAGAVAAGLSGSLAVPALASDPATGGDGSFGMLVDLTECVGCRSCVYACQEANGWTGDPERPAIDGDQWTAVREVELPGDPGHVRYVRTQCFHCLDPACASACPVGALHKTPEGPVVYDAGRCIGCRYCMVACPFHIPRYQWETPLPLVAKCIMCAPRLERGESPACAEACPTGATTFGRRSELIAVARKRIADHPDRYVPRIYGLTEAGGTSWLYLSDVPFEELGFASVGSTPPPQKTQAVMEKVPVVAVGVAALMAVVRWWEGARESRDEARDARERAGTPSGKEPGA
- the nrfD gene encoding NrfD/PsrC family molybdoenzyme membrane anchor subunit; amino-acid sequence: MKAEARWIPGRSRERSTTEKLVELGWGRLALWALALTGGLAMVYRLVRGLGATTHLNDAWPWGWWIAFDVMGGVALAAGAFVVAAWVHLFGKHRYAPLARPAVLTGFLGYLMVIAGLLMDLGRPYRIWHPIVMWQPHSVMFEVAWCVMVYTTVLAFEFSPVALEGLGWHRACRAVRRALVPMVILGVVCSVLHQSSLGSLLLIATYRMDPLWYSPLLPVLFFVSAVAAGLGMIQLEAAAASRVYRHRVEPELVEGLARGMAWMLALYLALRLGDWVSRGQGPWTRPVSLESVAAGLEVLVGAALPALVMSRKSWRQSARARLVAAGLAVVGVIANRIDSVLVSMRAGAGAAYVPSLLELWVTGAIVAAGVLGYDWVARHWPLFVEEPEALPGEARAQESRRPVGVTAS